One genomic region from archaeon BMS3Bbin15 encodes:
- a CDS encoding signal recognition particle protein Srp19 produces MRLDLNPEVEKNKAYPREWWSVSGRVLVDKTKPKSILFREIAAEIKKIRGEK; encoded by the coding sequence ATGCGACTTGACTTAAATCCTGAGGTGGAGAAGAATAAAGCTTACCCCAGAGAGTGGTGGAGCGTCTCGGGGAGAGTTCTTGTGGACAAAACAAAACCCAAAAGTATTCTCTTCAGGGAAATCGCAGCTGAAATTAAAAAGATTAGAGGAGAAAAGTAG